The Halomonas sp. KG2 genome segment TGGGGTTATCGGGAATCCACCTTGACCTTACCCGCCGAGGCCCGAATGCCTAAACCAAACTGGATTCCCGCTAAGAGCATGCGGGAATGACAAGGCGGAAGGCGTCATTCCCGGCTCCACATAGCCGTCATTCCCGAGTGGGGTTATCGGGAATCCACCTTGACCTTACCCGTCGAGGCCCGAATGCCTGAACCAAACTGGATTCCCGCTAAGGACATGCGGGAATGACAGAACGGAGGGAATGCCCCACATTCCTACTAAGGCACCCGCAGAGGCGGCGAAGCCGCCCCTGGATTACTCCACCGTGACACTTTTCGCCAAGTTACGGGGCTTGTCTACGTCGGTGCCTTTTACCAGCGCTACGTGGTACGACAACAACTGAAGTGCCACGACATGTAGCACAGGGGAAAGCAGGCCGTAGTTTTCCGGCATCACCAGTACATTAACGCCCTCACTTGGCTTAACGGTGCTGCCCCCATCGGCAAACACATAAAGCTGACCGCCACGAGCGCTCACTTCCTGCATATTGGCTTTTAGCTTTTCTAACAACTCATCGTTAGGCGCAACCACCACCACAGGCATTTCAGCATCAACTAATGCCAGCGGGCCGTGTTTCAACTCCCCAGCAGGGTAAGCTTCCGCATGAATATAAGAGATTTCTTTTAGCTTCAGCGCCCCTTCCAACGCAATTGGGAAGTGGCGGCCACGGCCTAAGAACAGCGCATGCTGCTTATTAGCGAAATGCTTCGACCACGCCTTTATGCTTGGCTCTAGTGCCAGCACTTTTTTAACAGCGATTGGCAAATGGCGTAGTTCGTCTAGATAAGCTTTCTCGGCTGTTTCATCTAGCCGATGATTCGCTTTTGCCAACAAAAGCGTAAGCAAAAATAGTGCGCTCAACTGAGTAGTAAAGGCTTTCGTAGAAGCAACACCAATTTCTGGACCAGCGCGAGTAATAAAGCGCAGTAGCGTTTCACGCACAATGGCAGATCCAGGAACGTTACAAATCGCAAGCGTGTGGGTGTGGCCCATAGATTTGGCGTACTGTAGTGCAGCGAGCGTATCAGCAGTTTCACCTGACTGAGAAATAACCACCACTAGCTGGTTAGGATTCGCTACACTTTGGCGGTAACGGTATTCACTGGCAATTTCGACATTGCACGGGATACCAGCCACTTGCTCAACCCAGTACTTAGCCGTCATACCCGCATAGCTGGACGTACCACAGGCCAGGATCAGTACGGAATCTACTTTCTCAAAAACGGCTTGAGCTTCTGCACCAAAGATACCCGGCTGCAGTTGACCGGCGCCGCTCAGCATTTCCAATGTATTGCCCAACGCTTGGGGCTGCTCAAATATTTCTTTTTGCATGTAGTGATTAAACTCGCCTAGCTCAACCGCATTCGCAGAAAGGCTAGAGATAACTACATCACGCTGAGCAGGCTGGCCGAGAGCATCGACCAGAGTGACCGAATCACGCGTTAAGCGCGCCACATCACCGTTTTCCAGGTACATCATACGCTGGGTGACAGACAGCAGCGCCGAGGCATCTGAAGCGGCATAGTGGCCATCATCACCAATACCTAACATCAGCGGCGAACCTTCACGAGCCACGACCAAGCAATCCGGCTCTTCTTCACTTATCACGGCCAGAGCAAAAGCACCATGCAAATGCGCCACGGCGCAACGTACCGCAGAAAATAAGTTTTCCGCTGGTTCGCCAATTTCACCTTTAAAGCAGGCTTGAATTAAGTGAGCAATGGTTTCAGTGTCGGTGTCTGAAGTGAACTCATACCCTAACCCCTGAAGCTTTTCACGTAGGGTTTCATAGTTTTCAATGATGCCGTTATGCACCACCGCCAATCCACTCGAAATATGCGGATGAGCGTTACGTTCAGCAGGAACACCATGAGTTGCCCAACGGGTATGAGCAATGCCCACTTTCCCCTCGACGCCTTCCTCTTCAACGCGGGCTTCAAGTGCCGACACTCGCCCCTTGGCGCGGGCACGTGCTAGCGTACCAGAGTCACTTAGCACGGCTAACCCAGCAGAGTCATAGCCACGGTATTCAAGCACTTTCAAGCCTGAAAGCAAAAACGGGGTACATTCCATTGCGCCAACGGCGCCGACAATTCCACACATACGCAATCCTTTAATGACGACTTATAACGAAAATGACCTTCACTCTTATGCAAAGAGCCAATAGTAGATGGCTATCCACAAAAGATTAGCCGCAAAGGATTAGCCACAGAAAGTATCCCATGAACGGCCTTTTAAAGGGGAGCATATTACTCTCCCCCTAGCTCAGCCTTCAAAGCACGATCTTCCTGGCTGCCCCACGCCACAAAATCAGGGTTGAGCTTTTCGCTGGGATTGGCATAGCTCAGTGGCTCGCCATCTAAGGTCTCAACACGCCCTCCGGCTTGAAGCAGAATAGCGTGTGCGGCACCGGTGTCCCATAAACAGGTAGGACCAAGGCGCGGATACGCATCGGCTTTGCCTTCTGCAATCACGCAGAGCTTAAGCGAGCTCCCCATGGGCAGTATTTCATACTTACCTAACCTTTCAAGCCATACTGCAAGATCAGGACTAGAGTGCGACCGACTACCCATCACACGCCAACTGGCACCCGAAGTAGGCTTGCCCGCTACGTGAAGAGCATAACGATGGCCTGCAGCATCAATTTTAAAAGCGCCAACCCCCTCAGCTGCTATATACGCAACATTTAGCACCGGCGCTGTCACTACCCCAAGAATAGGCTTACCGTTTTCAATCAGCGCAATGTTCACGGTAAACTCATCGTTGCGTTTGATAAACTCCTTCGTGCCATCTAACGGATCTACCAGCCAATAGCGCCCTTCGCTATTGATGCCAGCAAAGCTATCAACGTCTTCTTCGGAAAGAATTGGCAACTGTACAGTAAGCTTTTTTAGACCGCGCACAATGACATCATGCGCCGCCTGATCAGCTTCGGTCACAGGGCTGCTGTCACCTTTTAGCTCAACACTGAATTCACGAGCATAGACGGCAGCGATGGCAGCGTCCGCTTCGTACGCAATTTTTAATACCTGCTCCAGTAACGCTCGCATGCCACCCCCTATATTGATTAATGTAGTCGCTGGTAAGGCACTCGCTTGTAGGAGGCCACTTCAGTGGGCGATGGCGGCGCAGCCGCCCTTGGGCCGTACAAGCGGCAAAGCCTCAACCATCGTGAATTCCCCCCGCTCCTATAAAGTGCTGCACCGCGATCAAATTAGTAATATGAATGACCAAAAAAAGCCGCTGCAGTATGAACTGAGCGGCTTTAGTTACTAATACGATTCTTTCTAACCTTACACGTCGTAACCCGCTTCGCGAGCGAGCGTCGTGTTGGCTTTTAGCCACCCTTCAATGTGCCCACAGTCAAAGGTGCGGCCATGCATGCGGAACGCCTGCACGGTTTTACCTTCCTGCATCAAACGGTCAATGGCATCCGTTAGCTGGATTTCATTACCTGCACCA includes the following:
- the glmS gene encoding glutamine--fructose-6-phosphate transaminase (isomerizing), with the protein product MCGIVGAVGAMECTPFLLSGLKVLEYRGYDSAGLAVLSDSGTLARARAKGRVSALEARVEEEGVEGKVGIAHTRWATHGVPAERNAHPHISSGLAVVHNGIIENYETLREKLQGLGYEFTSDTDTETIAHLIQACFKGEIGEPAENLFSAVRCAVAHLHGAFALAVISEEEPDCLVVAREGSPLMLGIGDDGHYAASDASALLSVTQRMMYLENGDVARLTRDSVTLVDALGQPAQRDVVISSLSANAVELGEFNHYMQKEIFEQPQALGNTLEMLSGAGQLQPGIFGAEAQAVFEKVDSVLILACGTSSYAGMTAKYWVEQVAGIPCNVEIASEYRYRQSVANPNQLVVVISQSGETADTLAALQYAKSMGHTHTLAICNVPGSAIVRETLLRFITRAGPEIGVASTKAFTTQLSALFLLTLLLAKANHRLDETAEKAYLDELRHLPIAVKKVLALEPSIKAWSKHFANKQHALFLGRGRHFPIALEGALKLKEISYIHAEAYPAGELKHGPLALVDAEMPVVVVAPNDELLEKLKANMQEVSARGGQLYVFADGGSTVKPSEGVNVLVMPENYGLLSPVLHVVALQLLSYHVALVKGTDVDKPRNLAKSVTVE
- the cysQ gene encoding 3'(2'),5'-bisphosphate nucleotidase CysQ, which encodes MRALLEQVLKIAYEADAAIAAVYAREFSVELKGDSSPVTEADQAAHDVIVRGLKKLTVQLPILSEEDVDSFAGINSEGRYWLVDPLDGTKEFIKRNDEFTVNIALIENGKPILGVVTAPVLNVAYIAAEGVGAFKIDAAGHRYALHVAGKPTSGASWRVMGSRSHSSPDLAVWLERLGKYEILPMGSSLKLCVIAEGKADAYPRLGPTCLWDTGAAHAILLQAGGRVETLDGEPLSYANPSEKLNPDFVAWGSQEDRALKAELGGE